A window of the Pseudoliparis swirei isolate HS2019 ecotype Mariana Trench chromosome 13, NWPU_hadal_v1, whole genome shotgun sequence genome harbors these coding sequences:
- the LOC130204040 gene encoding probable phosphatase phospho1, which produces MPTTERDQSPFSSTPAKMTAPSNQTHAAPQQQRFLVFFDFDETIINESSDDAVVRALPGQQLPDWLRSSYREGHYNEHMQKVLVYMAEQGVSEDSIHSALEKIPPAPGLPALFQYLQGNRQDFELAVASDANMYFIETWLERAGVRHLFTKIFTNPASFDATGRLVLLPFHSHSCSRCPNNMCKQVILREYLAGRQKERGGAPFQRVFYIGDGANDICPSLALGPRDAAFPRRDFPMHRLLLEMSQGAKIKANIVPWVSGEDIVDSLKKIVEER; this is translated from the exons ATGCCCACCACCG AGAGGGACCAGTCACCGTTTTCCTCCACGCCAGCGAAGATGACGGCCCCGTCGAATCAAACCCACGCAGCGCCGCAGCAACAGCGCTTCCTCGTGTTCTTCGACTTCGACGAGACCATCATCAACGAGAGCAGCGACGACGCTGTGGTGCGCGCCCTACCGGGTCAGCAGcttcctgattggctgagaagCAGCTACAGGGAGGGCCACTACAACGAGCACATGCAGAAGGTCTTGGTGTATATGGCGGAGCAGGGCGTGTCTGAGGACTCCATCCATTCGGCGCTGGAGAAGATCCCGCCCGCGCCTGGCCTCCCGGCCCTCTTCCAGTATCTGCAGGGCAATCGGCAGGACTTTGAGCTGGCGGTGGCCTCCGACGCCAACATGTACTTCATCGAGACCTGGCTGGAGCGCGCCGGGGTGCGCCACCTTTTCACCAAGATTTTCACAAACCCGGCAAGTTTTGACGCAACTGGCCGCCTAGTTCTGCTCCCCTTCCACTCCCACTCGTGCTCCCGTTGCCCCAACAACATGTGCAAGCAGGTGATCCTCCGGGAGTATCTGGCGGGCCGGCAAAAGGAGCGCGGCGGTGCTCCCTTTCAGAGGGTGTTCTATATCGGAGATGGGGCCAATGATATCTGTCCCTCTCTGGCTCTGGGGCCCCGAGACGCAGccttcccgaggagggactTCCCCATGCACAGGCTGCTGCTGGAGATGTCCCAGGGTGCCAAGATCAAGGCAAACATAGTGCCTTGGGTCAGCGGCGAGGACATAGTGGACAGCCTGAAGAAAATagtggaggagagatga